In one Nitrosopumilus sp. genomic region, the following are encoded:
- a CDS encoding rhodanese-like domain-containing protein — protein sequence MAELHSKEFEITADELYDSLQNKEPLLLFDLRLQDTYKDGHISGSVHAVCDTRTKETLMPKIPKNVKLVLIDGDGEMAEETTMMMRSFGLNANYLKGGMKNWTKELIRGSPPTAINPNNLSKRLHDSNLYMLDVRDSDEFSDYNIPGSKNIPLSDLFKPENMSKIPQDKEIVTICPHGNMATIATFALARNGIKSRVLEDGLAGWSQVLNSVNAEKNPTVIQVEKVGKGCLSHIVISQKSAIVIDPLYPAEKYLEIVKLEGAKITHIIDTHQHADHVSAAQQLANLTGSPMYESKLEVWDRSANFLDDGQEIMFGNSKLRVIHTPGHTPGSLSYVVDEKYVFTGDILFIESIGRPDLRDKAEEFAAQLYDSLHNKLLKLPLDTIVFPTHHGSSVTSTNGVFSTTIAKTKEHDILNLSEADFIKQVVGVTVPRPMNYQKIIQINKGSIPLNPSDVPDLELGPNRCSIAGV from the coding sequence GCTACAAAATAAAGAACCATTACTTTTGTTTGATTTGAGGTTGCAAGATACTTACAAAGATGGACACATTAGTGGTTCTGTTCATGCCGTTTGTGATACTAGAACTAAAGAAACTTTGATGCCTAAAATTCCAAAGAATGTAAAGCTTGTTTTAATTGATGGTGATGGGGAGATGGCTGAAGAAACTACCATGATGATGCGTTCATTTGGATTAAATGCTAATTATTTGAAAGGTGGAATGAAAAACTGGACCAAGGAATTGATAAGGGGCAGTCCTCCCACAGCAATTAATCCAAACAATCTTTCAAAGAGATTACATGATTCTAATTTGTACATGTTGGATGTTAGAGATTCTGATGAATTTTCTGATTATAATATTCCAGGTAGTAAAAACATTCCACTATCAGACCTGTTCAAGCCTGAAAATATGTCAAAAATTCCACAAGACAAGGAAATCGTCACAATTTGCCCTCATGGCAACATGGCAACGATTGCAACTTTTGCTCTTGCAAGAAATGGGATTAAATCCCGGGTTCTAGAAGATGGTCTTGCTGGATGGAGTCAAGTTCTCAATTCAGTAAATGCAGAAAAAAATCCAACTGTAATTCAGGTGGAAAAAGTGGGTAAAGGATGTCTTTCTCATATTGTAATATCCCAAAAGTCTGCAATAGTAATTGATCCACTTTATCCTGCTGAAAAATATCTGGAAATAGTAAAACTAGAAGGGGCAAAAATCACTCACATAATTGATACACACCAACATGCCGATCATGTCTCTGCTGCCCAACAACTAGCAAATCTTACTGGTTCCCCAATGTATGAAAGTAAACTCGAGGTGTGGGATAGATCAGCTAATTTTCTTGATGATGGTCAAGAGATAATGTTTGGCAACTCTAAACTTCGTGTCATTCATACTCCTGGTCATACTCCTGGAAGTCTATCATATGTAGTAGATGAAAAATATGTGTTCACTGGAGACATATTATTCATTGAAAGTATTGGTAGACCTGATCTCAGAGATAAGGCAGAAGAGTTTGCAGCACAACTTTATGATTCACTACACAATAAACTATTGAAACTTCCTTTAGATACGATAGTATTCCCAACTCATCATGGATCATCTGTAACTTCAACAAATGGAGTATTTTCAACTACCATAGCAAAGACAAAAGAACATGACATTTTGAATCTGTCTGAAGCAGATTTCATAAAACAAGTAGTTGGTGTTACAGTGCCAAGACCCATGAATTATCAGAAAATTATTCAGATAAACAAAGGAAGCATTCCTTTGAATCCCTCCGATGTCCCTGATTTGGAATTGGGTCCAAACAGGTGCAGCATAGCGGGAGTATAG